A single Fusobacterium hominis DNA region contains:
- a CDS encoding dihydroorotate dehydrogenase electron transfer subunit: MFLENCEVISNIQIAGNTYLMKVKGNKSIDKTKAGQFFMLQVKSGMTFLRRPISIHYVNKEKSELEFYYEVKGQGTKDLAEVKIGEEINIQGPLGNGFDTHIENKNIVVVGGGMGMAPMKLLIEELLKNKNKVVFIAGGRNSNALEILSNFNLNNVNTLITSDDGSIGTKGRVDTKLKEVLKNEKFDLVYTCGPEKMMEAVGRISEENDVECQVSLEARMACGVKACVGCSIKTKAGMKKVCHDGPVFDSKIIVDLNPKVENKTSCCGN, from the coding sequence ATGTTTTTAGAAAATTGTGAAGTTATATCAAATATACAAATTGCTGGAAATACGTATTTGATGAAAGTTAAAGGAAATAAAAGTATAGATAAAACTAAGGCTGGACAGTTTTTTATGCTACAAGTAAAGTCAGGAATGACTTTTCTAAGAAGACCAATTAGTATTCATTATGTAAATAAAGAAAAGTCAGAATTAGAATTTTACTATGAAGTTAAAGGTCAAGGAACGAAAGATCTTGCAGAAGTAAAAATTGGAGAAGAAATTAATATTCAAGGTCCATTAGGAAATGGCTTTGATACACATATAGAAAATAAAAATATAGTTGTAGTTGGTGGTGGAATGGGAATGGCTCCTATGAAACTATTAATTGAAGAACTATTAAAAAATAAAAATAAGGTAGTTTTTATAGCAGGTGGAAGAAATTCAAATGCTTTAGAAATTTTATCTAATTTTAATTTAAATAATGTAAATACATTGATAACAAGTGATGATGGAAGCATAGGAACTAAAGGTAGAGTAGATACGAAACTAAAAGAGGTTTTAAAAAATGAAAAATTTGATTTAGTGTATACATGTGGACCAGAAAAAATGATGGAAGCAGTAGGAAGAATATCCGAAGAAAATGACGTAGAATGTCAGGTATCACTAGAAGCAAGAATGGCTTGTGGAGTAAAAGCATGTGTAGGTTGTTCTATAAAAACAAAAGCTGGAATGAAAAAAGTTTGTCATGATGGTCCTGTATTCGACTCAAAAATAATTGTAGATTTAAATCCAAAAGTTGAGAATAAAACAAGTTGTTGTGGAAATTAA
- a CDS encoding thiamine ABC transporter substrate-binding protein, whose amino-acid sequence MKKILLGCLFLGTGIIMNADEITIYGPSSMKWIGKKYGPIFEQKTGDTIKFVSIDGLVGRLNLEKKNPKADIVVGMTELTTEIAKREELILPYIPKNIGNIAKEEYKMYSDYVVPIDYGFLAINYNKKKIKEVPHNLEELGKMNKKLLVENPMLSNTGQEALQWSIALYGDNWMEFWKVLKPAIYSTEPGWTEAFAKFTAGEAPMMVGYATSNLFFTGEDANKYDSFLLNNGTFMYQEGASLVNKKEIKPAAKKFMEEILSDEFQQLVVEKNYMFPVTNVKLTQDFSRVPVPEKSVKMSKEQINILIENLDNYKAQLVEFLKK is encoded by the coding sequence ATGAAAAAAATTTTATTAGGGTGTTTATTTTTAGGAACTGGAATTATTATGAATGCAGATGAAATAACTATTTATGGTCCTAGTTCTATGAAGTGGATTGGTAAAAAATATGGGCCTATATTTGAACAAAAAACAGGTGATACAATAAAATTTGTATCTATTGATGGATTAGTTGGGAGATTAAATCTTGAGAAAAAAAATCCTAAGGCAGATATAGTTGTTGGAATGACAGAGTTAACAACAGAAATAGCTAAAAGAGAAGAATTGATATTACCTTATATTCCTAAAAATATAGGTAATATAGCAAAAGAGGAATACAAGATGTATAGTGATTATGTAGTTCCTATTGATTATGGATTTTTAGCAATAAACTATAATAAAAAAAAGATAAAAGAAGTTCCACACAACTTAGAGGAACTTGGAAAAATGAACAAAAAACTTTTAGTAGAAAATCCTATGTTATCTAATACAGGACAAGAAGCTTTACAGTGGAGTATAGCTTTATATGGAGACAATTGGATGGAATTTTGGAAGGTATTAAAACCAGCTATTTATAGTACAGAACCTGGTTGGACAGAAGCTTTTGCTAAGTTTACAGCAGGAGAGGCACCGATGATGGTTGGATATGCAACAAGCAATTTATTTTTTACTGGAGAAGATGCAAATAAATATGATAGTTTCCTATTAAATAATGGAACTTTTATGTATCAAGAAGGAGCATCGCTAGTAAATAAAAAAGAAATAAAACCAGCAGCTAAAAAATTTATGGAAGAAATATTAAGTGATGAATTTCAACAATTAGTTGTCGAAAAAAATTATATGTTTCCAGTTACAAATGTAAAATTAACACAAGATTTTTCTAGAGTACCTGTGCCAGAAAAAAGTGTAAAAATGTCAAAAGAACAAATAAATATACTGATTGAGAACTTAGATAATTATAAAGCTCAACTTGTAGAATTTTTAAAAAAATAA
- the pyrB gene encoding aspartate carbamoyltransferase, whose amino-acid sequence MKNFISIKDLTKEDMLKVLDTADRLLKEPNPHLLEGKIVASLFFEPSTRTRLSFTSAAYRTGAKVLGFESPDATSLKKGETLRDTIKMVEAYSDVIVMRHKIEGAARFAAAVSKHPIINAGDGANEHPSQTLLDLFTIRQQIGRLENIKIAFVGDLKYGRTVHSLARALILFSPEFYFVAPDSIQIPDYILKELDNLNIKYHICSEYDSILSEIDVLYMTRIQKERFDDVEEYNKVSGIYKIKREDIEGKCKDHMIILHPLPRVDEIDIDVDESKHALYFKQAANGVPVREAMYAIALATSQIDGNKENLDDVIINAEIVCKNPKCITHFEKTENKVIERKYGKYCYYCGKEIK is encoded by the coding sequence ATGAAAAATTTTATTTCGATTAAAGATTTAACAAAAGAAGATATGTTAAAAGTTCTTGATACTGCTGACAGATTATTAAAAGAGCCAAATCCACATCTATTAGAAGGAAAAATAGTTGCAAGTTTATTCTTTGAGCCGTCAACTAGAACAAGATTATCTTTTACATCAGCAGCTTATCGTACTGGAGCAAAAGTACTTGGATTTGAGTCTCCTGATGCGACTTCTTTAAAAAAAGGTGAAACTTTAAGAGATACAATTAAAATGGTTGAAGCATATTCTGATGTTATAGTAATGAGACATAAAATCGAAGGAGCTGCAAGATTTGCTGCTGCTGTGTCAAAACACCCAATTATAAATGCTGGAGATGGAGCAAATGAACATCCAAGTCAAACACTTTTAGATTTATTTACTATCAGACAACAAATAGGAAGATTAGAAAATATAAAAATTGCTTTTGTTGGAGATTTAAAATATGGAAGAACAGTTCATTCCTTAGCAAGAGCACTAATATTATTTTCACCAGAATTTTATTTTGTTGCTCCTGACTCTATTCAAATACCTGATTATATTTTAAAAGAATTAGATAATTTAAATATAAAATATCATATTTGCTCAGAGTACGATTCAATACTTAGTGAGATAGATGTTTTATATATGACTAGAATTCAAAAGGAAAGATTTGATGATGTTGAAGAGTATAATAAAGTAAGTGGTATTTATAAAATAAAAAGAGAAGATATTGAAGGGAAATGCAAAGATCATATGATAATACTTCATCCTCTACCAAGAGTAGATGAAATTGATATAGATGTAGATGAATCAAAACATGCTTTATATTTTAAACAAGCTGCTAATGGAGTTCCAGTAAGAGAAGCTATGTATGCAATAGCTCTAGCAACATCACAAATAGATGGAAATAAAGAAAATTTAGATGATGTAATAATAAATGCAGAGATTGTTTGTAAAAATCCAAAATGTATAACACATTTTGAAAAAACAGAGAATAAAGTTATAGAAAGAAAATATGGAAAATATTGCTATTATTGTGGAAAAGAAATTAAGTAA
- a CDS encoding Crp/Fnr family transcriptional regulator produces the protein MNFNIKKVKLFSNLSDMEIDLIIKHSTIKKYKKTDLVFSEKEKIQYLYFILEGVASLYKPNKYDNGKKVLFLLGEGELLNELILDNEPSLLSCEFLTDGKLLALDKNIFIELIEKNFILCKSLMDLMIVREKRMIHQIKTNSSSMTVDRQLAFKLWKLGKDFGTTTLSGTEINFDLSMTYLAEILGNKRETISRQMKLLVNKSFISVHRKRVTIKNPEGLLDYFRYGLKN, from the coding sequence ATGAACTTCAATATTAAAAAAGTAAAATTATTTTCTAATCTTTCAGATATGGAAATAGATCTTATCATAAAGCATTCAACTATAAAAAAATATAAAAAAACAGATTTAGTATTTTCTGAAAAAGAAAAGATACAATATCTTTATTTTATTCTTGAAGGTGTAGCTTCATTATACAAACCTAATAAATATGATAACGGAAAAAAAGTACTATTTTTATTGGGTGAAGGTGAACTTTTAAACGAATTAATTTTAGATAATGAACCCTCTTTACTAAGTTGTGAATTTCTAACTGATGGAAAACTTCTTGCCTTAGATAAAAATATATTTATAGAACTTATTGAAAAAAATTTTATTCTGTGCAAATCTTTAATGGATCTTATGATTGTAAGAGAAAAAAGAATGATTCATCAAATTAAAACTAACTCTTCTTCTATGACTGTAGATAGACAACTTGCATTTAAACTTTGGAAGTTAGGGAAAGATTTTGGAACAACTACTCTCAGTGGAACAGAGATAAATTTTGATCTTTCTATGACTTATTTAGCTGAAATTTTAGGCAACAAAAGAGAAACTATTTCACGACAAATGAAACTTTTAGTAAATAAATCTTTTATTAGTGTACATAGAAAACGAGTTACGATTAAAAATCCAGAAGGTCTTTTAGATTATTTTCGCTATGGTTTAAAAAATTAA